TATACATTTCCTCCTCTTTAGACAAACCTATCTGTTTTTTCATATGCTGGGAGAATAATGAATATGCCTTTTTAGAACTGTCAAGTTGTATATAGCATGAGTGATTTAAGAGACGTTTAACCACAGTATGAAAAGATGGCTCAAGCGAGGGACATGGAGATTTCTGATGTGAGAGTCAGAGGGAAGACGATGAAAGTAAAAGGAATACAAAAAAAGCCGAGAAATATCTAGAAAATATAATTGCATCACCGTCTGCAATGTCGTGAAAGTGCCATGCAAAAAGGGCCGGAAGTCCGGCCCTTAATTATCATCATGACATATCATCATAATATAAATCGTCTTTAACAAACATGCTATCTTCTTTGTTTACAGGAGTATCCGCTGCCAGAACTATTCCTAATGGAGATTCTCGCCCATCATTCACAATTGTAAAGGGAATATGGTGTTTATTAGCAGTCTGAATATAATTGCTGTATTCGTGGTAACTTAATCCACCATTAATCAGAAGTTTGGCATTTTTCTGTTTCGTCATCATTGTTTCTGCTTCGGGATAAATCCCTCGGTGTCGGACTTGTGATTTTGTTAAAGCTAGATAAACCCTTTCTGCAAAAGAGGATAAAAATAATTTACGTTCTTCAGGTCGTAATTGAGGTGTTCCATACATTCCCTTTTTTAGAATATCCTCTAATTTCTCGTTAGACATCTCATTCCCATTCCTTTTTAGAAGTAATTAGTGACTATCCTACCTAGTATATCAATACAAGGTTCCCTTCATCAATCGAAAATTGTTTGTCCTTAATGAAAGCCAGCTAACATAGACTATACAGGAGAAGGGAGCTGATGACTATGCAGTTTTTAAGTGAAGTATTTTTTATCTTTTTCCTATCTTTTACTGCTGGAACGTTGCCAGCAGTTCAAGTGAGGTATCCCTATCCTTTGGTGGTATTAACACTTAGTATCGTACTGTTACCTTTAATGGCAGGAGCTATTTTAGGGGCTGCTTTATTTGCATGGATTCCAATCATTATATTGAAGGTAAGTTTATTTCTATTAATGATATGGATCGTCGTTTATCTCTACGGAATTTACCATCCCTCTTTTGGTTATATGCCTAGTCATTCAAAAGGATATATTGCTTTTATAGCTTTATTATTCTTTATATTAGGTGTTGAATTCTCCGTCTCAGCAGGTTTTTCACCATGGGTTCTAATGTTGATTTTACCTCTATGTGCAGCAATTGTAATAAGTGGATTTATTGCAATGGTTCGCCTTTTTGTTTTTTTAAAGTTTATTTCTTTTATACATTTTGTTCCATTAGTTCTTTTTCTATTCGCAGCTATTATAAAACTGCTATAATTAAAATAGAAAAAATTTGGAACTGTAAAAGGAATGAGGAGTCAAACGATATGACCTATTTTGAATTAATAACATTTATTCGTCATTATCAAGGCTATATTTATACAGGTGATAAACTTGCAGATTTAGAGCTTATCGAAGAAGAAGTGTGTGAGCTCTATCGGTTAGGTATAATTGAGGCAGATTTTTACAAAGAAGCACGTCTCATCCTTTTACAAGAAAAAAATAACCAAACAAAGTATGACCTTTGATTCGTGATAATGTTTTTAAAAATCTGATTGAAATGTGTTAATAAAGCAGGGACAGCGAATTAACTCCATTGATCAATACGAGTCTTTCATAGATGACAACCGAACAAACGAGACACTAGTAAGTCAAGGGAGTGAAAACGTTTTTTTTTTTAAGAAAAAGTTCAATCTCTCTAATGGATGAGGCTGTATTTCATGATACAATTAGTGTCAGATACTGAAAAATATGAAGGATGATAAAAATGACAAATAGTGTGTATACGGGAATTGATATTGGAGGTACAACAGTTAAGTTAGCGTTTATTACAGAAGAAGGCGAAATTATTGATAAATGGGAAATACCAACAAACAGAACAGAAAAGGGAAGGTACATTACAGCAGATATTGCTCAAACAGTTCAAGAAAAGGCTATCGAGTTAAAAATAGATGACAAGAGACTTAAAGCCGCCGGTGTTGGAGCTCCTGGTTATATTGATGTAGAAAATGGGGTTATTATTGAAGCGATTAACCTTGGGTGGAAAGACTATCATATTCAATCTGAACTAGGGGACTTATTAAACATACCTATTGTAGTAGATAATGATGCTAATTTGGCAGCTGCGGGAGAGAAATGGAAAGGTGCGGGAGAAGGCGCTGAGGATCTTGTGGCAGTAACACTTGGGACGGGTGTAGGCGGAGGTATCATTGCCGGTGGGAAAATTATACACGGCAGAAGCGGTTTAGCTGGAGAGATTGGCCATGTAACGTCGGTAAAAGAAGGAGGAGCTCCTTGTAACTGTGGTAAAAGAGGCTGTCTTGAGACAGTTGCTTCAGCTACAGGTATCTCTCGCCTTGGTATGAAAGCGATTCAAGAAAGCCAAGAGGACGAAGGCTATTTACAAAGACAGTTGTTAGCAGCAGGTATTATAACTGCTAAAGATGTGTTTGATGGAGCAAAAAAAGAGGACGAAACAGCTCTGCAAGTCGTTAAAAGTTCGGCAGATCATTTAGGATTTGCACTTGCAAATCTTGCTAATTCTTTAAATCCCCAAACAATTGTGATTGGAGGGGGCGTGTCCAAAGCGGGAAGATTTTTACTTGATTTTATTAACGTTTCGTTTAAAAAATATGCGATCCCCTTAGTAGCAAGGGAGACAGAAATAAATATTGCTACGTTAGGAAATGATGCTGGTGTTATTGGAGCCGTATGGCTAGCAAAAGAGACTTACGGCGGTGAATGAGAGGAAAGGATTGAAGCCTGTCTTCAATCCTTTTTTCGTTAGTAGCCCATGTTATTACACATCTCGCAATTAAAGCCAGGTAAGTAAATTTTAAAAGCCAACCAGCGATTATTAAAATCGTTTTTTAGAGAGATAAATGATATAGGGGGAATAGTAGTGAGAATCATGGTGTGTGTATGTATGTTGTTCCTCCTAACGGCTTGTGTAGGGGATGTGGAACGGGAGCAGACTAAAGATTCTGAGGCAGTTCCTGTACAAGATGACCTAGCTATTGAAGCAATTGATGTGGAAAACCCTGTTAACCTTGAAGTAATGAGCTGGTTTGATAGTAATCATATTCTATATAATGTTTTAGATGAGAACAACAAGACTTCATTATTCCGCCATCACCTTTATAATGGTGAGTCAACATTTTTCGCTTCTTTTAATGGAACAATAGAAGAAGTCTATCCGAATGAAAACTATTCATTGTTCGCTGTTAAAAGTAGTGAATCTTATGCGAAGAAATCATTATTTATATTTGATGAACATGGAACAGAGCTTTTGTCTAGAAGTATCGAAGGGGTAGATTTTTCGTTTTATTGGAATCCATATGAAGATATGGCCGCAGCTTTAGGTGTTCTTGATGAGACGTTTAATACTCAGTTATATATGATTCATTTAGACGAGGAGGAATGGAAAACGGTCATGGACTTTCCTTATTATTCTCAATGGATTGGGGAAGAAAAGTTGGCCTATCTAAATTGGCAAGATAATCCCTATGGCTTTAGAGCACCTTTGAATGTGTGGCATGTAGCATCGCCTTTTTCACTTGACAATGATCAAAGACTTCATAATGATGTGATCATGTTTTATGGGCTATCAACAGATTACTATTTAACGGTATCTACAGAAGAAGAGTCTCGTTTAACATCAAGGTTTCAGCTTCATGATTTAAATACAAAAGAACCTTTAGAAGAGTGGGAGTCACCGTCATTTATGATCGAATCTGAAGACTGGTGGGTTCCACAAATAACTTATCAAGATCATTTATTGTATTATTACGAACCAATTAATGATAGTACACGTTTTTCATTAGTGAGGTTAGAGATTAAGTCCATGAAGAAGCAAGAATTAGGTACCTTTTCTGAATCGTCCTCCATCGAAATCTCGCCTCATGGGAAATTCCTACTAACAGGAGAGAATTTAGAAATACTTCTTAACGTAGAAACAAATGAATCCCAGCTTTTAGTACAGTAAATCTTGATTAAGGGTGAAAAAATGATGACATCTACAAGACCGATTATTGAAGTCAAAAATGTTGATTCTTCACGGTTGGATAATATACATTTCAAAATATATGAAGGAGATATTTTAACTGTGATAGGTCCTTCAGGAGTTGGAAAAAGTAGTTTACTCATGTTATTAAATCGATTAGAAAATTCTATCGGAGGCGCTATTTATTTTAAGGGGAAAAAAGTAGCGGATTATGATATTGCTAAGTTACGTAAGAGTATCGGAATGGTTTTTCAGTCTTCGTCCTTGTTTGACGGTACTGTTGAAGATAACTTGAAGTATGGGCCTGTACTTTTTGGTGAGTGGTCTTGTAAGCAAGGAGAGGAACTGTTAGAGGACGTTCAACTTACTAAAGACTTTTTAAATAAAAGTGTGAATCAGCTATCTGGCGGTGAGAAACAACGCGTAGCTTTAGCTAGGACACTTGCAAATAAACCTGACGTTCTTTTATTAGATGAAGTCACGAGTGCATTAGATCGCGTTAATGTAAGTCTCATTGAAGATTTTTTACAAAAAATTGTTCCGACACGTGTTAAAGCGATTATGTTAGTCACACATGATATAAAACAAGCTGAAAGGATCGGGACTCGAATGTTGTTTATGGCTAATAAAACAATCGAAGCGCAAGGGCGTATTCCTGATATATTTCATAACCCTAAAAATGAGGAGCTGAGTACTTTTTTGTCGAGGGGAGTGGCGCATAATGGCACCAGAAATATCTAATCTATCTATGCTGTTTCTTATCTTATTCATTCTAATACCCGTGTCTCTCTCTTATTTTTATTCATTAGGATTAAGTTCACAAATTATGTGGTCTTCTTTTCGAGGGATTAGTCAACTTTTTCTAATCGGCTTCTTTTTAACCTATCTGTTCTCGTTAAATCCAATTTATGGTATACCTTTTATGTTAGGGTGTATGATCTTCATAGCTTCTTATCATGCAAGCAAAAGAGGACCAGGGTTATCGTTTATTTTCCCCGTCGTTTTTGCCGTGATTACCGTTATCGAAATTTTTGTTCTTACTGTTTGGCTCGGATTTAATATGATAACAT
The genomic region above belongs to Bacillus sp. A301a_S52 and contains:
- a CDS encoding YueI family protein; its protein translation is MSNEKLEDILKKGMYGTPQLRPEERKLFLSSFAERVYLALTKSQVRHRGIYPEAETMMTKQKNAKLLINGGLSYHEYSNYIQTANKHHIPFTIVNDGRESPLGIVLAADTPVNKEDSMFVKDDLYYDDMS
- a CDS encoding DUF910 family protein translates to MTYFELITFIRHYQGYIYTGDKLADLELIEEEVCELYRLGIIEADFYKEARLILLQEKNNQTKYDL
- a CDS encoding ROK family glucokinase, which encodes MTNSVYTGIDIGGTTVKLAFITEEGEIIDKWEIPTNRTEKGRYITADIAQTVQEKAIELKIDDKRLKAAGVGAPGYIDVENGVIIEAINLGWKDYHIQSELGDLLNIPIVVDNDANLAAAGEKWKGAGEGAEDLVAVTLGTGVGGGIIAGGKIIHGRSGLAGEIGHVTSVKEGGAPCNCGKRGCLETVASATGISRLGMKAIQESQEDEGYLQRQLLAAGIITAKDVFDGAKKEDETALQVVKSSADHLGFALANLANSLNPQTIVIGGGVSKAGRFLLDFINVSFKKYAIPLVARETEINIATLGNDAGVIGAVWLAKETYGGE
- a CDS encoding ATP-binding cassette domain-containing protein, translating into MTSTRPIIEVKNVDSSRLDNIHFKIYEGDILTVIGPSGVGKSSLLMLLNRLENSIGGAIYFKGKKVADYDIAKLRKSIGMVFQSSSLFDGTVEDNLKYGPVLFGEWSCKQGEELLEDVQLTKDFLNKSVNQLSGGEKQRVALARTLANKPDVLLLDEVTSALDRVNVSLIEDFLQKIVPTRVKAIMLVTHDIKQAERIGTRMLFMANKTIEAQGRIPDIFHNPKNEELSTFLSRGVAHNGTRNI